One genomic segment of Arachis duranensis cultivar V14167 chromosome 4, aradu.V14167.gnm2.J7QH, whole genome shotgun sequence includes these proteins:
- the LOC127746553 gene encoding uncharacterized protein LOC127746553, with amino-acid sequence MEFNQETSLYSYIYSACETGDHDELSVVLYGRENYREWRRAMNLKLEMTKKLCFVDGTVTVPAKDDPKYGAWKTRNELVLSWIRGSISEEIKENVEALTNAVDVWRGLRQLYSPGDPLLISDVEEEIDSLRQETRTLTEYFVKYNALWMELETLLGDQNKCSCGKEKMEQEKVKTFLKGLHERFHSTRSRIMRENRPLPSLHQVFTLIAEHEELVNVATNEVTRREKLIPNQHPHGLTLKPPTGAPFKCSGCRERGFGWSYRCENDECKDDYVLCEPCANAVMDKPLVRHPFFKESNFLFYEKPASGNRICDGCRKDVLGFVYHCTDTDLDLHPRCFNLKRSISVELEEEEEEEEESVSVSVRLELTRKIPKKCVKCKSKKVGGESKVEGWAYESSDGKFCYHVSCFKEIKLEDGYFSKEKLRKKKDYDEKVAVRSKKSTVSGGGGKKKGSGGKMKKYFKIAAVVFQLVFAAIFGDPISLSVGFIHALGLF; translated from the exons ATGGAGTTCAATCAAGAAACAAGTCTTTACAGTTACATTTACTCTGCCTGTGAGACTGGTGATCATGATGAATTGTCTGTGGTTCTGTATGGGCGGGAGAATTACCGGGAGTGGCGCCGAGCAATGAATTTGAAGTTGGAAATGACAAAGAAGCTATGTTTTGTGGATGGAACGGTTACAGTTCCTGCGAAGGACGACCCGAAATATGGAGCATGGAAGACACGCAATGAGCTTGTTCTGTCATGGATCCGCGGATCTATCTCTGAGGAGATCAAAGAGAACGTGGAAGCTTTGACGAATGCGGTTGACGTGTGGAGAGGTCTGAGGCAACTTTACTCCCCCGGTGATCCGCTCTTAATTTCAGATGTTGAGGAAGAAATCGATTCCCTTAGACAAGAAACACGAACTCTGACGGAATATTTCGTCAAGTATAATGCGCTTTGGATGGAGTTGGAAACTCTGCTGGGTGATCAGAACAAGTGCAGTTGCGGCAAGGAAAAGATGGAGCAGGAAAAGGTGAAGACGTTCCTTAAGGGTTTGCATGAACGGTTTCATTCAACAAGATCACGCATAATGCGAGAGAATCGTCCTTTGCCATCCCTTCACCAAGTTTTCACCTTGATAGCTGAACATGAAGAATTGGTCAATGTTGCTACTAACG AAGTGACAAGAAGGGAGAAGCTGATTCCCAACCAGCATCCACACGGATTAACGCTGAAGCCCCCTACCGGAGCACCATTCAAGTGCAGTGGATGTAGAGAACGCGGTTTTGGATGGAGCTATCGCTGCGAAAACGATGAGTGCAAAGATGATTACGTCCTCTGCGAACCTTGTGCAAATGCTGTCATGGATAAACCCCTAGTTCGGCACCCTTTCTTCAAAGAAAGCAATTTCTTGTTCTATGAAAAGCCAGCTTCTGGTAACAGAATCTGTGACGGTTGTAGAAAGGATGTGCTAGGGTTTGTGTACCATTGCACCGATACAGATCTGGATCTGCATCCGCGTTGTTTCAATCTGAAACGGAGCATTTCTGTTgaattagaagaagaagaagaagaagaagaagaaagtgtgAGTGTGAGTGTGAGACTTGAGCTGACTCGTAAGATTCCGAAGAAGTGTGTGAAATGTAAGAGCAAGAAAGTTGGTGGCGAAAGCAAGGTGGAAGGCTGGGCATACGAAAGCTCAGATGGAAAGTTTTGTTACCATGTTTCGTGTTTCAAGGAAATCAAATTGGAAGACGGTTACTTCTCCAAAGAGAAgttgagaaagaagaaagactATGATGAAAAGGTTGCAGTGCGAAGCAAGAAGAGTACGGTGAGTGGTGGAGGCGGCAAAAAGAAGGGATCTGGTGGGAAAATGAAGAAGTATTTCAAGATAGCTGCAGTGGTGTTCCAGCTTGTATTTGCAGCCATTTTTGGGGATCCTATTTCTCTCTCTGTTGGTTTTATTCATGCACTTGGCCTTTTTTGA